The region GAATAAATGTTTCATAACTAAATGTTTTAAGATTGAACAATTACTTAATTACAAGCATCGTGCCAAACTACGAAAACGTTGTAGTGACAAGAGTTTTCGTAGTTTAATATTTCATAAAATAAAAAAGTCCAATAAACAATCTGCTTATTGGACTTTAATTTGAGGCAAAACTTATTTGTCTCTGCTGTAGTTTTTCAACTTAGGCTTCTTAATTTTCTTGCCTTTTCTATAATAGTAATAGTCATCATTATCATTGTAATCAAAATCAAAGTCGTCATCATAGTCATTATGGTTATGTCCACCTATATGATCGGCGTCACATACTGTATTTCCACAAAAACCACAATTAGCATTATATCTGTTAACATGACCTTTAACTTTAATTAATTTTCCACGCTTATTGTATTTTAAACGCATACCACCAATTTGATTGACTAGACCTCTTTTATTATAACCAATGTATACTGAACCAACACGTTTAATTTGATCAAATCGGTTATAATTTAAAAACACATTACCTATACGTCTAACTTTTCCACTTCTGTCGTGTAAAATAATCATACCTCTATCTCTTGGATTAGAAAAGGTAACTTGTGTTCCTGGTGCACCAAAGGTTGCATTTATGGATCTACGTCTTGTAGTATTACGTCTGTAATAATTATCACCTTGTGTATAATCTAGTTGTGTGTTAAAATCAAAGCTTCCGTCAGGAAAGATTAAAAATTCTACACCACGCTCTACAAACAAGATTGGTTGCACAAAATGATTTCTGTTTGATACTAAATCTTCACCTTGCGATGCAGATTTAACTTCTGCTGTTACGGTTGTTAATCCCATTAACAAACCTGTAAATAATAGTACTAATTTTTTCATAGTATTAAGGATTTAGATTTTGCCTACTAATTAAGCGTTTCGGCTATCGCTATTTTGATGAAATAGTTTCAATAGCTGTGCCAAACTTGTAAAGTGTTGATTTTGTTGGTGGTTTGAAGTGTGTAGAGAAGACTAATAATTTATACTTTCCAAATAGGAACATTTAAAAAAGTACTTAATGTATTAGTGTCTTTAGTTATGATATCTAATTTAGCATAATCAATTAAATTGATTCTAAATCCATTCTGTAAAACTAAATTGACTTCGTAACTTATATATTCATTTTCATTAGATTCTCCATTTGGGACTAATTCACCTAAAATTTGTAGGGCAACAATATCTTTAAAATGAGCACTCTTCTTTTTGTGATTAGTATTAAAACTTCTGTAAAATCTATTAATGGATGTATCAAATTTTATTGGAATACATAAAAAGTAAATAACATAGATGCCAACAATAAAAAATAGAGTAGCAATTCCGGTCATTATATAACTTTCTTTTAAAATTGAAAAGGAATTAGTAGTTACTATTTTAAAAATGGCATAACCAACTAATAATAAACCAATTAAAAACATTAATAAATAGGCTGAAACTAACAGAAGAGTAGGTTTATAGGCATAACCGTCTTTTACCTTTTGTAATCGATGCGTGACAATATTAGAGCCACTACTTCTTAAAGGTTTGGTTGACACATTGTTTTTTATATCTTCAATACTAAAGTCTTCCATTATAGATAATTAACAGTAATTAGTAGAAGATTAAATAAATATGTTACAACTTTTCTTTTAAATATTGACTAGTCACACTAGTTTTAACTTTAATAACTTCTTCTGGAGTACCAAAAGCTACAAGTTGCCCACCATTTTCACCTCCTTCTGGACCTAAATCTATAATGTGATCTGCACATTTAATGAGTTCTAAATTGTGCTCGACAACAATAATAGAATGGCCTTTAGCAATTAACGCATAAAAGGATTTTAATAATTTCTGGATGTCATGAAAATGTAATCCAGTTGTTGGTTCATCAAAAATGAATAATGTTTTGTCTTTTGTGTTTCCTTTACCTAAGAAAGTAGCCAGTTTTATACGCTGAGCTTCACCACCAGACAGGGTAGAAGAGCTTTGCCCTAATGTTACATAACCTAAACCTACATCTTGTAGCGGTTGTAGTTTGTTCTTAATTTTACTTGCACCATTATTATCAAAAAAAGTAATTGCATCATCAATAGTGAGGTTTAAAATATCATCAATATTTTTATCTGCAAATGTAACTTCTAGAACTTCTTTTTTAAATCGTTTGCCTTTACAAGTCTCACATTCTAAATGGACATCTGCCATAAATTGCATTTCTATAGTCACTTCACCTTCACCTTTACAGGTTTCGCAACGTCCACCATCCACATTAAAGCTAAAGTGTTTAGCAGCATAATTACGGATTGTGCTTAGCTTTTGCTTAGCATACAACGCTCTAATATCGTCATAAGCTTTAACGTAAGTTACTGGATTAGATCGTGATGAACGACCAATTGGATTTTGATCAATAAATTCAATATTTTGAATATTACTAAAGTTTCCTTTTAACTCGGTAAATTGCCCAGCTTTATCACTAAATCCAGTTAGTTGCTTTTGTATAGCAGGATATAATATTTTTTTAACTAAAGTACTTTTACCACTACCAGAAACACCTGTAATAACGGTCAACATTTCTAAAGGAAAGCTAACATCAATATTTTTTAAGTTATTTTCTCTAGCTCCAATAACATCAACACTATATTTACTAGTTCGACGTTTTTTAGGGACTTCTATTTTGAGAGTTTCATTTAAGTATTGCGCAGTTAAAGACTTTGATTTTAAAATATCTTTATATGTGCCTGTTGCAACGACTTCACCACCAAATGTTCCAGCTTCTGGACCAATATCTATAATTTGATCGGCTTCTTTCATGATGTCTTCATCATGCTCTACAACTATAACTGTATTACCTAAGTCGCGTAAGGACTGTAAGACTTTAATTAAACGCTCTGTGTCTTTAGGGTGTAATCCAATACTAGGTTCATCAAGAATATACATAGAACCTACTAAGCTACTTCCTAAAGATGTGGCTAAATTTATACGCTGACTCTCACCACCAGATAATGTGTTCGATTTTCTGTTTAGAGTTAAATAGTCCAACCCAACGTTATGTAAGAAGCTTAATCTGTTTTTGATTTCAACTAGTAAGCGCTCTGCAATTTTGGTGTCGTAATCATTTAATTCTAGTTGGTTAAAGAAGTTAGCTAACTTGTTTAATGGTAATTCTACTAAATCTGTTATAGTTGCATTTCCAATTTTCACGTAATTAGCTTCTTTGCGTAAGCGCTTACCATTACAGGTTTTGCATTTTGTTTTTCCTCTATAACGTGATAGCATCACACGGTTTTGAATCTTGTAGGCTTTACTTTCAAGCTCAGCGAAAAAGCTATTCAATCCTTCAAAATATTGGTTTCCATTCCAAATTAAGTTTTTGTGCTCATCACTCAACTCAAAATACGGTTTATGAATAGGAAAATCAAACTTATGAGAATTATTCACCAATTGATCTCTGTACCAACTCATGCTTTCTCCTCTCCAAGGGAATATAGCATTTTCATACACTGAAAGTGCTGTGTTTGGGATCACTAAATCATCATCAATACCAATAACATCACCATAACCTTCACATTTAGGACAAGCTCCATAAGGATTATTAAAACTAAATAAATGTACATTTGGCTCTAGAAAGTCGATACTATCCAGCTCAAATTTATTACTAAAATGTCTAATTGTGTTGTCCGCTAATGTTTCAATGAAACAATTTCCTTTACCTTCATAAAAAGCAGTTTGAACAGCATCTGCTAGTCTGTTGTAAAAATCTTCATCATTTTTAGTGACAATTCTATCCACAACTAAAAATAAATCTTTAGCATGTTTTAAACTGTTAGCTTCATCTAAGCGGATAACTTTGTTATTAGCTTTAACCCTTGCATAACCTTGTGCATTTAAGGCTTTAAGTTTGTCTTGCAATTCTCGACCTTCCTCTAAAATTATTGGTGATAACAGTAATAATTTTTCGCCTTCAGCTAAGGTTTTAATATAATTTAAAACATCAGTAACCGTATCTTTTCTAACCTCTTGGCCAGAAATAGGAGAGTAAGTATGTCCAATTCTTGCAAATAGTAGTTTTAAATAATCATAAATCTCTGTAGTGGTTCCAACCGTGGATCTTGGATTGGTGCTATTTACTTTCTGTTCAATAGCTATTGCTGGTGCAATTCCCTTAATATAATCTACCTTGGGTTTGTTTAATCGTCCTAGAAACTGTCTAGCATAACTGGATAAGCTTTCTACATAACGTCTTTGTCCTTCAGCATATAAGGTATCGAAAGCCAAACTTGATTTTCCAGAACCAGATAATCCTGTAATAACAACTAATTTTCTTCTAGGAATAACAACATCTATATTTTTAAGATTGTGCAATTTTGCACCTTTAATAATAATGTTCTCTTTTGGATTTACTTCGGAAAGCGTGGTACTCATAGTTGTTTTTAGAAATAAGAATGCAAAGATAACACAACTTGATCACCTTTTAAAACAGATTATTGTGCAATAAAATGTTAAAACTTCAGTTTTTTTTTGCTTTTTCGGAATGATTGTTGTTATATTTGGAACATATCAATAACCTAATTAAGCTTTTTGCCTATAGTAAAACATTACTTTTTAATTTATAAACCCCAAGCCAAAACCTGTTTTTGGTGCTTTAAAAGTAATGATTATGCAAAAAGAAACAATCACAGACGCTGTTCTAGTAAGTAACTATATCAAAGGTGATGAAACTGCTTTAGAAGTTTTAATTACTAGACACAAACAACGTATTTACAGTTTTATTTATTCAAAAGTTTACGACAGAGATGTCACTGAAGATGTTTTTCAGGACACTTTTATCAAGGTTATTCGTACCTTAAAACGAGGAAAATATAACGAAGAGGGTAAATTTTTACCTTGGGTTATGCGTATTGCACATAATTTAGTCATTGACTATTTTAGAAAGAATAAAAGAATGCCAAAATTTGATAATTCTGGCGAGTTTAACATCTTTTCGGTAATTAGTGATAGTTCATTAAATGCTGAAAAAACTATGGTAAAAGAACAAGTTGAAGCAGATGTACGTCGATTGATTGAAGAATTACCAGAAGACCAAAAAGAAGTTTTAATGATGCGTATGTACAATGATATGAGTTTTAAAGAAATCTCAGAGCGTACAGGTGTTAGTATCAATACTGCATTGGGACGTATGCGTTATGCTTTAATAAACATGAGAAAGGTGATTGAAAAACATAATATTGTATTAACTAATTAGTGATACAATAAAGTAAAAGTTAGCTCGTTATCTGTGTAAACCTTAAACACAAATAAATGGCAAAAATTTACTCTAAACATTCGAAAACCCCTAAAAAACAAGATTTTAAATTGAATCCCAAAGATGAAACAGTAAGTTTTATTCTTAATTACTCTAAGGCTTTAAGTGTTATAAATTATAAAAATTTGAAGTTTGAAGCACTTCAAAACTAAACTTTGAAACGTCCTAATGATAATTAGGACGTTTTTTATTTATAATACGCTTTTAAAACAGAAGCTCTACCAATGGTTTTAGTAATTATATCTTTTTCTAAATCCCAACCTCTAGCTGGAGAGTATTCACGACCATACCAAATAATTTGAAGATGAAGGTCATTCCATAAATCTTTTGGAAATAAGCGTTTAGCATCTTTTTCTGTTTGTTGTACGTTTTTTCCATTACTTAAATTCCAACGATACATCAATCTGTGTATATGTGTATCTACAGGAAATGCAGGTACACCAAAAGCTTGACTCATAACAACACTAGCAGTTTTGTGTCCAACAGCTGGTAAAGCTTCTAAAGCTTCAAACGATTGTGGGACTTTACCATCATGCTTATCAATTAAAATATGAGACAAGCCATAAATACCCTTACTTTTCATAGGTGACAAGCCACAAGGCCTTATAATGTCTTTGATTTCCTCTTGACTCATTTTAATCATGTCATGAGGATTGTCCGCTTTTGCAAATAATAATGGTGTGATTTGATTTACTCTAACGTCAGTACACTGCGCAGATAATAACACAGCAACTAATAAGGTGTAAGGATCTTTATGGTCTAACGGAATTGGGATTTCTGGGTATAAGCGATTTAACGTATTTATAACAAAATCTACCTTTTCTTGCTTAGTCATTAGTCGTATTTTTGAGAGGTAATCAATTAAAATCAAAATTACGACTATGAATACATTAAAGCAAGGTGATACAGTACCAAATTTTACAGTTAATGATCAAGACGGAAACCCAGTATCATTATCAGATTATAAAGGAAAAAAATTAGTAGTTTTTTTCTATCCTAAAGCAAGCACACCAGGTTGTACTGCTGAAGCTTGTAATTTAACAGACAATTACAAAGCATTACAAGATAAAGGCTATGAAATTTTAGGAGTAAGTGCAGATTCTGAAAAACGCCAAGCTAATTTTAAAGCTAAATACAATTTTCCGTTTCCACTTTTAGCAGATGAAAACAAAGAGGTTATCAATGCGTTTGGTGTTTGGGGTTTAAAAAAGTTTATGGGTAGAGAATATGATGGAATCCACCGTAAAACATTTTTAGTGGATGAAAAAGGTGTAGTAGCTCATGTTATAGATAAGGTAAAAACAAAAGACCATGCTGCACAAATTTTAGCACTTTAATAAGTAATTAAATTTTAATAGTAATTAAAAAAGTTTAAATTAGCATTAACTAAACTAAATTAACCCTTACATATGAAAAAAATGATTTCGCTAGTATTTATAGCTTTTTTATCTATAAATGCTTTTGCACAAGATGACATGATGGAAGAAGAGACACCAAAGACTGATGACGTAAGATTAGGTGTAAATATTGGTACTACGTCTGGAGATGAAATGTCTAGGGACCGATTTTCTACAAATTTTACTGTTGATTTTACTTATTTATTACCAGTAACTAGCAACTTAAAAGTTGGTGGTCATTTGGCTTATACTAGATTAGCAATAAATGATAACAAAACTATAAGTACTGAATTTGATGAAGGATTTTTATCTTTTAGTGGTACATTTAGATTATATAATGATTCTGGAAAATTTTTCATAGGAAGTGACTTTGGCTATGGTTATGGTTTGGAAGATGGTGGTTTTTTATATAGACCAAGAGTCGGTTTTCAAATTTCAGAATGCTCTGGATTAAACATATCGTACATAGACTTAAACGACACTGTTAAGTATAATGCTGTAACCATTGGTTATGAATTTATTTTCTAATAACCATTTGCATATAAATTAAAAAAGCGACCTAACGGGTCGCTTTTTTATATGATAAAATCGAGATTACTCGGTTTCTTCCATAGTATGATAAACGTTTTGCACATCATCATCTTCCTCTAATTTTTCTAAGAGTTTTTCTACATCTGCAGCTTGTTCTGGAGTTAGTGGTTTAGTGACTTGCGGAATACGCTCAAAACCAGAAGATAATATTTCAATCTCACGACGCTCTAATTCTGCTTGTATAGCACCGAAACTCTCAAAAGGCGCATAAATTAAAATACCATCATCATCAACAAATACTTCTTCAGCACCAAAATCTATAAATTCTAATTCTAATTCTTCTGCATCTAATCCTTCTGCATTAACTCTAAAATTACAGGTGTGATCAAACATAAATACTACAGATCCTGAAGTACCTAAACTACCATCACATTTATTAAAATAGCTTCTAACATTTGCAACAGTACGTGTGTTGTTATCTGTAGCAGTCTCTACTAATACCGCAATTCCATGTGGAGCATAGCCTTCAAAAATTACTTCTTTAAAATCGCCTTGACTTTTATCGCTTGCTTTTTTTATAGCACGCTCTACATTATCCTTAGGCATATTTACCGCTTTGGCATTTTGTATGACAGCTCTTAAACGCGAGTTACTAGCTGGATCTGGTCCACCTTCTTTAACTGCCATTACAATATCTTTTCCAATACGTGTAAATGCCTTGCTCATTGCAGACCAACGCTTCATTTTACGTGCTTTTCTAAACTCAAAAGCTCTTCCCATAATTAGTTTGTTATATTTTTATTTGTGTCACAAATTTAAAAAAATAAGTGAATTTAATATGCTATTCTTCGTCCTCTTCAACAATATGTTCTATTGCTAATGCTAGCTTGAAATCTTTCTCTGTAACACCACCTGCATCATGTGTGGTTATGGATATTTTAAGTACATTATACTCGTTAGTCCATTCTGGATGATGGTTTAGTGCTTCACACTCAAAAGCCATTCTGCTCATAGCGCTAAAGCAATCTTTAAAGTTTCCAAATTCAAACTCAGCGTGTATCGCGTTATCATAGTATTCCCATTCTGGTAATCTTAATAAGCGTTGTTCAATTTCTGTTTGTGTAAGTTTTGACATGTTTTTTTATTTAAAAATAAGGAATTTAAACTTCTAATTCATTTAAAATATCTTGACTTAATAATTGCAAATGTTTTGGAAGCTTATTTTCTTTTGGTAATACTGCTAGATATCTATCGTCGTTAGTAGTAAATACTTGCTTAAATAAAGGGTTTTTTATACCAAGTGATAAAATAATTTCTCTTATAAAATCGTCGTGATGTACCAAATCTTGACTCCCTAAATGATAAATACCAGTTTTATTTCTGTTTATCATATAATGAATTTGTTGCGTGACTTTAGAGTCTGTAGTCACATTCATTATTAAATTAGGAAACACCTCTATAGGTAGTTTTTCTCTTAAATGAAGCTTAATTTCTTGTAATCTTGGTGATTGTGCGCCAAAAACCATTGGTAGTCTAATAATGGCTACATGTGCTTTTGGCAAGCGTAACAGCATGTTTTCAATTTTGATTTTAAAATGCCCATACATACT is a window of Olleya sp. YS DNA encoding:
- a CDS encoding YebC/PmpR family DNA-binding transcriptional regulator — translated: MGRAFEFRKARKMKRWSAMSKAFTRIGKDIVMAVKEGGPDPASNSRLRAVIQNAKAVNMPKDNVERAIKKASDKSQGDFKEVIFEGYAPHGIAVLVETATDNNTRTVANVRSYFNKCDGSLGTSGSVVFMFDHTCNFRVNAEGLDAEELELEFIDFGAEEVFVDDDGILIYAPFESFGAIQAELERREIEILSSGFERIPQVTKPLTPEQAADVEKLLEKLEEDDDVQNVYHTMEETE
- a CDS encoding 4a-hydroxytetrahydrobiopterin dehydratase; the encoded protein is MSKLTQTEIEQRLLRLPEWEYYDNAIHAEFEFGNFKDCFSAMSRMAFECEALNHHPEWTNEYNVLKISITTHDAGGVTEKDFKLALAIEHIVEEDEE
- the bcp gene encoding thioredoxin-dependent thiol peroxidase; the encoded protein is MNTLKQGDTVPNFTVNDQDGNPVSLSDYKGKKLVVFFYPKASTPGCTAEACNLTDNYKALQDKGYEILGVSADSEKRQANFKAKYNFPFPLLADENKEVINAFGVWGLKKFMGREYDGIHRKTFLVDEKGVVAHVIDKVKTKDHAAQILAL
- the uvrA gene encoding excinuclease ABC subunit UvrA, coding for MSTTLSEVNPKENIIIKGAKLHNLKNIDVVIPRRKLVVITGLSGSGKSSLAFDTLYAEGQRRYVESLSSYARQFLGRLNKPKVDYIKGIAPAIAIEQKVNSTNPRSTVGTTTEIYDYLKLLFARIGHTYSPISGQEVRKDTVTDVLNYIKTLAEGEKLLLLSPIILEEGRELQDKLKALNAQGYARVKANNKVIRLDEANSLKHAKDLFLVVDRIVTKNDEDFYNRLADAVQTAFYEGKGNCFIETLADNTIRHFSNKFELDSIDFLEPNVHLFSFNNPYGACPKCEGYGDVIGIDDDLVIPNTALSVYENAIFPWRGESMSWYRDQLVNNSHKFDFPIHKPYFELSDEHKNLIWNGNQYFEGLNSFFAELESKAYKIQNRVMLSRYRGKTKCKTCNGKRLRKEANYVKIGNATITDLVELPLNKLANFFNQLELNDYDTKIAERLLVEIKNRLSFLHNVGLDYLTLNRKSNTLSGGESQRINLATSLGSSLVGSMYILDEPSIGLHPKDTERLIKVLQSLRDLGNTVIVVEHDEDIMKEADQIIDIGPEAGTFGGEVVATGTYKDILKSKSLTAQYLNETLKIEVPKKRRTSKYSVDVIGARENNLKNIDVSFPLEMLTVITGVSGSGKSTLVKKILYPAIQKQLTGFSDKAGQFTELKGNFSNIQNIEFIDQNPIGRSSRSNPVTYVKAYDDIRALYAKQKLSTIRNYAAKHFSFNVDGGRCETCKGEGEVTIEMQFMADVHLECETCKGKRFKKEVLEVTFADKNIDDILNLTIDDAITFFDNNGASKIKNKLQPLQDVGLGYVTLGQSSSTLSGGEAQRIKLATFLGKGNTKDKTLFIFDEPTTGLHFHDIQKLLKSFYALIAKGHSIIVVEHNLELIKCADHIIDLGPEGGENGGQLVAFGTPEEVIKVKTSVTSQYLKEKL
- a CDS encoding sigma-70 family RNA polymerase sigma factor, which gives rise to MQKETITDAVLVSNYIKGDETALEVLITRHKQRIYSFIYSKVYDRDVTEDVFQDTFIKVIRTLKRGKYNEEGKFLPWVMRIAHNLVIDYFRKNKRMPKFDNSGEFNIFSVISDSSLNAEKTMVKEQVEADVRRLIEELPEDQKEVLMMRMYNDMSFKEISERTGVSINTALGRMRYALINMRKVIEKHNIVLTN
- the nth gene encoding endonuclease III; this translates as MTKQEKVDFVINTLNRLYPEIPIPLDHKDPYTLLVAVLLSAQCTDVRVNQITPLLFAKADNPHDMIKMSQEEIKDIIRPCGLSPMKSKGIYGLSHILIDKHDGKVPQSFEALEALPAVGHKTASVVMSQAFGVPAFPVDTHIHRLMYRWNLSNGKNVQQTEKDAKRLFPKDLWNDLHLQIIWYGREYSPARGWDLEKDIITKTIGRASVLKAYYK
- a CDS encoding sugar nucleotide-binding protein; its protein translation is MRKKKDNKHRILILGASGFLGQAIYKELCGYFRTFGTYCRDNRAFSKNQHYFQYNIEEDDIFEILDIVKPTIIISAIRGNFSAQVIAHYHIAEYILATNSKLFFLSSANVFDAYSKFPSYEDDKTLSHSMYGHFKIKIENMLLRLPKAHVAIIRLPMVFGAQSPRLQEIKLHLREKLPIEVFPNLIMNVTTDSKVTQQIHYMINRNKTGIYHLGSQDLVHHDDFIREIILSLGIKNPLFKQVFTTNDDRYLAVLPKENKLPKHLQLLSQDILNELEV